The proteins below come from a single Mucilaginibacter mali genomic window:
- a CDS encoding sialidase family protein, protein MSRNIALYIFSILGLCLTARAQDTVHYTGQTVVNVDYHHGQLTPAVGVHNMQIFRANREHPELAEGFGFTYNHAPMLAYWKNTFYVEYLSDKVGESVPPGQTLLITSKDGQNWSKPEVVFPQYKIPDGTTKEGRTEVAKDLYAVMHQRMGFYTSKSNRLLVLGFYGICLGPHDDPNDGLGIGRVVREVLPDGKYGPVYFIHYNPKWNEKNTSYPFYKTSKDKGFVQACDELMANPLMMMQWIEETDRKDPLIPLHKEYKAFSFYHLNDGRVVGLWKNGLTAISTDNGKTWPENATRAPRIVTSNAKIWGQRTSDGKYATVYNPSEFRWPLAVSVSKDGLDYTNLLLVNGEISTMRYGGAYKSYGPQYTRGIDEGNGIVPDGKLWVTYSMNKEDIWVSSIPVPITDVADGPANEDFNALPAGKELDKWNTFSPLWAKVDIEKMADGSKALALNDKDPFDYARAERVVPEAKRMMADFTIVPGQANTGILDIEFQNAKGDAAIRLTLDSTGNLITKAGYRSKSLMKYEAGKPLHIVLKLNTDTRFYYLNVNGKDLAPNLFFAPVLSVKRVVFRTGSVRRFPDADTPTDQDYDLPKAGEQAKPAVFYIKSFKTQNN, encoded by the coding sequence ATGAGCAGGAATATCGCTTTATATATTTTCTCCATCCTGGGTTTGTGCTTAACGGCGCGGGCGCAGGATACCGTGCATTATACCGGGCAAACGGTAGTCAATGTAGATTATCACCACGGGCAGTTAACACCAGCCGTTGGGGTACATAATATGCAGATATTCCGCGCTAACCGCGAGCACCCCGAACTGGCCGAGGGCTTTGGTTTTACTTATAACCATGCCCCTATGCTGGCTTACTGGAAGAATACGTTTTATGTAGAATACCTGAGCGATAAGGTGGGCGAGAGTGTGCCGCCGGGACAAACTTTGCTGATCACCTCGAAAGACGGCCAGAACTGGAGCAAACCCGAAGTGGTTTTCCCGCAATATAAAATACCTGATGGCACTACCAAAGAGGGCCGTACTGAAGTAGCTAAGGACCTTTATGCGGTAATGCACCAGCGTATGGGTTTTTACACCTCAAAATCAAACCGTTTACTGGTGCTGGGTTTTTACGGGATCTGCCTTGGCCCGCATGATGACCCGAATGATGGTTTGGGCATTGGCCGCGTAGTGCGCGAAGTTTTACCCGATGGTAAGTACGGGCCGGTCTATTTCATCCACTACAACCCCAAATGGAACGAGAAGAATACCTCGTATCCGTTCTATAAAACCAGTAAGGATAAAGGCTTTGTACAGGCCTGCGATGAGCTGATGGCCAACCCGCTGATGATGATGCAATGGATAGAGGAAACCGACCGCAAAGACCCGCTGATCCCCTTGCATAAAGAATATAAGGCGTTCAGCTTTTACCACCTGAACGATGGCCGTGTAGTTGGTTTATGGAAGAACGGCCTGACCGCTATCAGCACCGATAATGGCAAAACCTGGCCCGAAAACGCTACCCGCGCGCCACGCATTGTAACCAGCAACGCCAAAATATGGGGGCAAAGAACATCCGACGGAAAATATGCCACGGTATATAACCCGTCCGAGTTTCGTTGGCCGCTGGCCGTGTCGGTAAGTAAGGATGGGCTGGATTATACCAACCTGCTGCTGGTTAACGGCGAGATCTCTACCATGCGTTACGGCGGCGCCTATAAATCATACGGCCCGCAGTATACCCGCGGTATCGACGAGGGTAACGGTATCGTCCCCGATGGTAAACTTTGGGTTACTTACAGCATGAACAAGGAAGATATCTGGGTATCATCTATCCCCGTGCCCATCACCGATGTGGCCGATGGCCCCGCGAACGAAGATTTTAACGCCCTGCCTGCCGGTAAGGAGCTGGATAAATGGAATACGTTCAGTCCGCTATGGGCTAAGGTAGATATTGAAAAAATGGCCGATGGCAGCAAAGCCTTAGCGCTGAACGATAAAGACCCTTTTGACTACGCGCGTGCCGAACGGGTGGTGCCCGAAGCCAAACGCATGATGGCAGACTTTACCATCGTACCAGGTCAAGCTAATACCGGCATACTGGATATCGAGTTTCAAAATGCCAAAGGCGACGCAGCCATCCGCTTAACGCTGGATTCGACCGGGAATTTGATCACCAAGGCGGGCTATCGCAGCAAGAGTTTAATGAAGTATGAAGCCGGTAAACCGCTGCACATCGTATTGAAACTGAATACCGATACCCGTTTCTACTACTTGAATGTAAATGGCAAAGATCTGGCGCCGAACTTGTTCTTCGCTCCGGTATTATCGGTTAAGCGGGTGGTATTCCGCACTGGTAGCGTACGCCGTTTCCCGGATGCCGATACCCCTACCGATCAGGACTATGACCTGCCGAAAGCAGGCGAGCAGGCCAAACCGGCAGTATTCTATATCAAATCGTTCAAAACACAAAATAATTAA
- a CDS encoding DUF6298 domain-containing protein, with translation MLWWHTPLIAQDKKKAPKPQSPVAAEKGGKLVYATAPNGDRIPDYSYAGYMASEQPIPTVQVKVVVPVKPGDATLRIQAALDYVAALPANAEGIRGAVLLNKGTYTVNGSLKMNASGVILRGSGMGNDGTILLAAGKDRETFIKVAGKNDRHKENEIKITDAYVPVNAFTFHVASAGNLKAGDKILVHRPSTAAWIAALGVQSFGGGLGTLGWHPGDQDIDWDRKIIDVKGNAITVDAPLTTALDTTYGGGTIAKYDWQGRIAQVGIENILLRSAYDTTNPKDEAHRWMAITMENVSDAWVRQVTFQHFAGSAVFVLETANRVTVEDCRSLAPVSEIGGYRRNTFWTMGGQTLFQRLYSEQGYHDFGTGFCTPGPTAFVQCMGSQSLSFSGGLDSWASGVLFDVTSIDGQAISYKNREQDGQGAGWNAANSMLWNCTAAHIDCYAPPTAQNWAYGAWAQFGGNGYWESANSTIAPRSFFYAQLTDRLGKDVSKQADILQIMTEPSSSPTPEQAAALMAEARKPQTTMGDWVNSASKRKPISIASAGAKSIDDIGYKTPATPALAPAMAIKNGWLVRGNSILQGMHYESPWWNGNVKPNYLEKTAKPDITRWVPGRTGTGLTDDLNEVSDWLLNSHTVVLEHNYGLWYERRRDDHERIRRADGDVWAPFYELPFGRSGSEKDLAYDGLSKYDLTKYNIWYWSRLKQFADLADQKGLVLFHNNFFQHNIIEAGAHYTDFPWRTANNINSTGFPEPVNYAGDKRQFMAEQFYDETDPARRKLLVAYINKCMDNFAGNNGVLQATSAEFTGPLHFMQFWVETVKQWEIAHKQKQIITLSATKDVQDGILNDPSKASVINAIDIRYWYYEGSGKLYAPLGGQSLAPRQQERVFKPKAVSFESVYNAVHEYRVKYPEKAVLFSADGFDHFGWAVFIAGGSLPVLPAHTDKQLLTDAATMLPVELSGAPKGQWALGGAKGCIVYSESDSAIKPKLTANINYKVQWIDPKTGEVMPGSQQIKGGEGIELKAPKTGPAILWLSRI, from the coding sequence GTGCTGTGGTGGCACACGCCCTTAATTGCTCAGGACAAAAAAAAGGCGCCTAAGCCCCAATCGCCTGTCGCCGCCGAAAAAGGCGGCAAACTGGTTTATGCCACTGCGCCAAACGGCGATCGTATTCCCGATTATTCGTATGCCGGGTACATGGCCTCCGAACAGCCGATCCCAACCGTACAGGTAAAAGTTGTAGTGCCTGTAAAACCCGGCGATGCTACCTTACGCATACAAGCCGCTCTTGATTATGTAGCTGCTTTACCTGCCAATGCCGAAGGCATCCGCGGAGCGGTACTGCTTAACAAAGGAACTTATACTGTAAACGGCAGCCTGAAAATGAATGCGTCAGGCGTGATATTGCGCGGCAGCGGCATGGGTAACGATGGTACCATATTACTGGCTGCCGGTAAAGACCGGGAGACTTTTATTAAAGTTGCGGGTAAAAACGATCGCCATAAAGAGAACGAGATAAAAATAACCGACGCTTATGTGCCGGTAAACGCTTTTACATTCCACGTAGCATCAGCCGGGAATTTAAAGGCAGGCGATAAAATATTGGTGCACCGCCCAAGTACCGCGGCCTGGATAGCTGCCTTAGGTGTACAAAGCTTCGGAGGCGGTTTAGGTACCTTAGGCTGGCACCCCGGCGACCAGGATATTGACTGGGACCGCAAGATCATTGATGTTAAAGGAAATGCCATCACCGTTGATGCGCCTTTAACAACTGCGCTTGATACCACTTACGGGGGCGGCACCATTGCCAAATACGATTGGCAGGGGCGAATCGCACAGGTAGGTATCGAGAATATTTTATTAAGATCAGCTTACGATACTACTAACCCAAAAGACGAAGCCCACCGCTGGATGGCCATTACCATGGAAAATGTGAGCGATGCCTGGGTACGCCAGGTTACCTTTCAGCATTTTGCGGGATCTGCTGTATTTGTGTTGGAAACCGCTAACCGCGTTACCGTTGAGGACTGCCGCTCGCTGGCACCTGTATCTGAAATAGGTGGTTACCGTCGTAATACATTCTGGACCATGGGCGGGCAAACGCTGTTCCAGCGCTTGTATTCTGAACAGGGATATCACGATTTTGGCACCGGCTTCTGCACGCCTGGTCCAACGGCTTTTGTACAGTGTATGGGTTCACAGTCGTTAAGTTTTAGCGGCGGTTTGGACAGCTGGGCATCGGGCGTATTGTTTGATGTAACCAGTATCGACGGGCAAGCCATCAGCTACAAGAACCGCGAACAGGACGGACAAGGCGCCGGCTGGAACGCAGCCAATAGCATGTTGTGGAATTGCACCGCCGCCCATATAGATTGTTACGCGCCGCCAACCGCACAAAACTGGGCCTACGGTGCCTGGGCGCAATTTGGTGGTAATGGTTATTGGGAATCGGCCAATAGTACCATCGCCCCCCGCAGCTTTTTCTATGCGCAGTTAACAGATCGTTTAGGTAAAGATGTGAGCAAGCAGGCCGATATCCTGCAGATCATGACCGAACCATCCAGCAGCCCAACGCCCGAACAAGCTGCCGCGCTGATGGCTGAAGCACGCAAGCCACAAACTACCATGGGCGATTGGGTGAATAGCGCTTCGAAACGTAAACCCATCAGCATTGCATCCGCAGGAGCAAAGAGTATTGATGATATCGGTTATAAAACGCCAGCCACCCCGGCGCTTGCGCCTGCAATGGCCATCAAAAATGGCTGGCTGGTGCGTGGCAATAGCATTTTGCAGGGCATGCATTACGAAAGCCCCTGGTGGAACGGTAACGTAAAACCCAATTATTTAGAAAAGACCGCCAAGCCCGATATTACACGCTGGGTACCCGGCCGCACCGGTACAGGCCTAACCGACGACCTGAACGAAGTAAGCGACTGGCTGCTGAATAGCCACACCGTAGTTTTAGAACATAATTATGGCCTATGGTACGAGCGCCGTCGCGACGATCACGAACGTATCCGCCGGGCCGATGGCGATGTTTGGGCACCGTTTTACGAGTTGCCTTTCGGCCGCAGCGGAAGCGAGAAAGATCTGGCTTATGATGGGTTGAGCAAATATGATTTGACCAAATACAACATCTGGTACTGGAGCCGCCTGAAGCAATTTGCCGACCTGGCCGATCAGAAGGGGTTGGTGTTGTTCCACAATAACTTCTTCCAGCATAATATTATTGAGGCTGGTGCGCACTATACCGATTTCCCGTGGCGTACGGCCAATAACATCAACAGCACCGGTTTCCCCGAGCCTGTTAATTACGCGGGCGATAAACGCCAGTTTATGGCCGAACAATTTTATGATGAGACCGATCCGGCCCGCCGCAAACTATTGGTGGCCTACATCAACAAATGTATGGACAACTTTGCAGGCAACAACGGCGTATTGCAGGCCACCAGCGCCGAGTTTACCGGTCCGCTGCATTTTATGCAGTTTTGGGTAGAAACGGTAAAGCAATGGGAGATCGCCCACAAACAAAAACAAATCATCACCCTAAGCGCTACCAAAGATGTGCAGGATGGCATACTGAATGATCCATCTAAGGCATCTGTAATTAACGCTATCGATATCCGTTACTGGTATTACGAGGGCAGCGGCAAACTGTATGCCCCACTTGGCGGCCAAAGCCTGGCCCCGCGCCAGCAGGAGCGCGTATTTAAACCTAAAGCCGTATCTTTCGAATCGGTATACAATGCTGTGCACGAGTATCGCGTTAAATACCCCGAAAAAGCGGTACTGTTCTCGGCCGATGGTTTTGATCATTTTGGCTGGGCCGTGTTTATTGCCGGCGGATCGTTACCGGTGTTGCCTGCCCACACTGATAAACAATTGCTGACCGACGCGGCTACTATGTTGCCTGTAGAATTATCGGGCGCGCCAAAAGGCCAGTGGGCATTGGGCGGAGCAAAAGGCTGCATCGTATATAGCGAAAGTGATAGCGCCATTAAACCAAAGCTAACAGCCAATATCAATTATAAAGTACAATGGATCGACCCTAAAACAGGGGAGGTCATGCCTGGTAGCCAGCAAATCAAAGGCGGCGAGGGAATCGAACTGAAAGCACCTAAAACCGGACCGGCCATACTATGGCTAAGCCGCATCTAA
- a CDS encoding glycoside hydrolase family 140 protein produces the protein MKKLILSGITCCLLFAFKTGQEKALPVIKISDNHRYFTAGGKPFFWLGDTGWLLFSKLNRQEAIQYLDTRQKQGFNVIQAMVVHSSKEVNAYGDSALTNKKIAEPKVTPGNTYGKGKEYDYWDHIDWIISRAAERGLYIALVPVWGSVVKESHITQSQGKAYAEFLANRYKGYSNILWMNGGDVPGTDSLKTWKAIGNTIHDIDPTHLMTFHPRGRTQSSTWFHNEDWLNFNCFQSGHQTYAQDTAKKDLNYGEDNWKYVNDDYAKTPVKPTLDAEPSYENIPYGLHDIKLPRWNAAEVRRYGYWSVFAGGCGYTYGNNDVMQMHKAGEKMGSYGSVMPWTEGINMPGAKQMGYLKKLMLSRSYFDRIPDQNLVAAGQGERYDRLMGTRGKNYAFVYTYNGRDMQINAMELAGSKVKAAWYNPRNGQTAAIGTFAKAKAMKFNPPGEKKNGNDWVLILDSI, from the coding sequence ATGAAGAAATTAATACTGTCGGGCATTACCTGCTGCCTGCTTTTTGCTTTTAAAACGGGACAGGAAAAGGCATTGCCGGTTATTAAAATATCGGATAATCACCGCTATTTTACTGCCGGGGGCAAGCCATTCTTTTGGCTGGGCGATACTGGCTGGCTGCTCTTTTCTAAGCTGAACAGGCAGGAAGCTATCCAGTATCTCGACACCCGCCAAAAGCAAGGCTTCAACGTGATACAGGCCATGGTGGTGCACAGCAGTAAAGAAGTGAACGCCTACGGCGATTCGGCATTGACCAATAAAAAGATAGCTGAACCGAAGGTTACACCCGGTAATACGTATGGTAAAGGTAAGGAATATGATTACTGGGACCATATCGATTGGATAATCAGCCGCGCTGCCGAGCGGGGTTTATATATTGCCCTGGTGCCGGTATGGGGTTCGGTAGTAAAGGAAAGCCATATCACACAAAGCCAGGGTAAAGCCTACGCCGAATTTCTGGCTAACCGTTATAAAGGTTATTCAAACATCCTTTGGATGAACGGTGGAGATGTTCCCGGTACCGATTCCTTAAAAACATGGAAAGCGATAGGCAATACCATCCACGATATCGACCCAACGCATCTGATGACCTTCCATCCGCGCGGGCGTACGCAGTCATCTACCTGGTTCCATAACGAGGATTGGCTGAACTTTAACTGTTTCCAATCGGGCCACCAAACCTATGCGCAGGATACCGCTAAAAAAGACCTGAATTACGGCGAGGATAACTGGAAATACGTGAACGACGACTACGCCAAAACACCCGTTAAGCCCACGCTTGATGCAGAGCCATCATACGAAAATATCCCTTACGGTCTGCACGATATTAAACTGCCCCGCTGGAACGCTGCAGAGGTGCGCCGTTACGGTTACTGGTCGGTTTTTGCAGGCGGCTGCGGCTATACCTATGGCAATAACGATGTGATGCAGATGCACAAGGCCGGCGAAAAAATGGGTTCATACGGATCGGTAATGCCGTGGACCGAAGGCATCAATATGCCGGGCGCTAAACAAATGGGCTACCTGAAAAAGCTGATGCTATCACGATCATATTTTGATCGTATCCCCGATCAGAACCTGGTCGCCGCCGGACAAGGCGAGCGCTACGACAGGCTGATGGGCACACGTGGTAAAAACTACGCCTTTGTATACACTTATAACGGTCGCGATATGCAGATAAATGCGATGGAGTTAGCGGGCAGCAAAGTAAAAGCAGCATGGTATAACCCGCGCAACGGACAAACTGCTGCTATCGGCACTTTTGCTAAAGCTAAAGCGATGAAATTTAACCCGCCCGGCGAAAAGAAAAATGGTAACGATTGGGTGCTGATACTTGATTCGATATAA
- a CDS encoding glycoside hydrolase family 43 protein, with product MSSKVKYMLMGFAAMLMVACKSSKSIYVFSSFHEPADEGLRFLYSKDAWHWTDLNHIYLKPLVGDAKIMRDPSITQGPDATFHLVWTTNWKNDQGIGHASSKDLVHWSEEEHINVMGYEPTTKNAWAPELFYDDEAGQYIIVWASCIPGRFPKGQEDEDNNHRLYYTATKDFKTFSPTKLFLDPGFSVIDAEIIKRGKGDYVLVMKDNTRPNRNILVAFAESPLGPYHDYTKRFTEMYSEGPSAIKAGNDWLIYYDSYRLKRYGAMRTTDFKTFTDVSDSVKVPEGHKHGTIFKVTPKILDGLKKAAGQ from the coding sequence ATGAGCAGTAAAGTAAAATATATGCTGATGGGCTTTGCCGCTATGCTAATGGTAGCGTGCAAAAGCAGTAAAAGCATTTACGTGTTCAGTTCGTTCCACGAACCGGCTGATGAGGGCTTGCGTTTTTTATACAGCAAAGATGCCTGGCACTGGACCGACCTGAACCACATTTACCTGAAACCACTGGTGGGCGATGCCAAGATCATGCGCGACCCATCCATCACCCAGGGGCCTGATGCTACATTTCATTTAGTATGGACCACCAACTGGAAGAATGACCAGGGTATCGGTCATGCCAGTTCAAAGGATTTGGTGCATTGGTCGGAAGAGGAGCATATTAACGTAATGGGTTATGAACCAACTACCAAAAATGCCTGGGCGCCCGAATTGTTTTATGATGATGAGGCCGGGCAATACATTATTGTATGGGCTTCGTGCATCCCCGGCCGATTCCCGAAAGGGCAGGAGGATGAGGATAATAACCACCGTCTGTATTATACCGCTACTAAGGATTTCAAGACTTTCAGTCCGACCAAATTGTTTCTTGATCCCGGTTTCAGCGTGATAGATGCCGAGATCATCAAACGTGGTAAAGGCGATTATGTGCTGGTGATGAAAGATAATACCCGCCCCAACCGCAATATACTGGTGGCCTTTGCCGAAAGTCCGCTTGGCCCATATCATGACTATACGAAACGCTTTACTGAAATGTACAGCGAGGGGCCATCGGCTATTAAGGCCGGTAACGATTGGCTGATCTATTACGATTCGTACCGGCTGAAACGCTATGGCGCTATGCGTACCACCGATTTTAAAACCTTTACCGATGTAAGCGACAGTGTAAAAGTGCCTGAGGGCCATAAGCACGGCACCATTTTTAAAGTAACACCTAAAATACTGGACGGCCTGAAAAAAGCCGCCGGACAATAA
- a CDS encoding sialate O-acetylesterase, producing MKLRGIYTLLILLACRIGASAEVVLPKILGNGMVLQREKPIPVWGTASVGEKVTVKFGKQSKSTAADASGKWQVMLDAMPASAKGETLIISGTNTIKLTDILVGEVWLCSGQSNMSYEMRKNSKVNKPDTMTTAYSPVDEIEHAHNPQIRIFLVTQKNLAKPDSTHSGWSIAQDSALRAFSAAGYFFAKNLNHDLKVPVGVICAAISGSRIEPWIPETEFDNSKNFKRISKDSAQVSGADGKFWHRMIEPLVPLSLRGFLWYQGEANMTERESYMDKMEMLVNSWRTAWKDQQLPVYYVQIVPYYYSKMKSTVVITPETLPLFWEAQGMMQHQANMGMISTTDLNDDVKNLHPMFKWEIGRRLELVALAKTYHKPVVYSGPVYNGKFVDGDKMILSFSGIGDGLVSHDGKPLTHFTIAGKDGKFVPAIAVIKGNKVEVSAATVKAPVAVRFAWIEDAQPNFFNKNGLPAQPFRTDNPNVLYTR from the coding sequence ATGAAGCTGCGGGGAATATATACACTACTGATACTGTTAGCTTGCCGCATCGGTGCTTCGGCAGAAGTGGTATTGCCTAAAATATTGGGCAACGGCATGGTGCTGCAGCGCGAAAAACCAATACCCGTTTGGGGCACAGCTTCGGTTGGAGAAAAAGTGACCGTAAAATTCGGTAAGCAAAGTAAAAGCACTGCTGCTGATGCATCTGGCAAATGGCAGGTAATGCTGGATGCCATGCCGGCATCGGCCAAAGGCGAAACGCTGATCATTTCGGGTACCAACACCATCAAGCTAACCGATATTTTGGTAGGCGAGGTTTGGCTATGCTCGGGCCAGTCGAACATGTCGTACGAGATGCGGAAAAATAGCAAAGTAAACAAACCCGATACCATGACCACCGCCTACTCGCCGGTTGATGAAATAGAACACGCACATAACCCGCAGATCAGGATATTTTTGGTCACCCAAAAGAATTTAGCCAAACCCGATTCCACCCATTCGGGTTGGAGCATCGCGCAGGATTCAGCATTGCGGGCATTCTCTGCAGCGGGATATTTCTTTGCGAAGAACTTAAACCATGATTTGAAAGTACCGGTGGGCGTGATCTGTGCGGCTATCAGCGGTAGCCGTATCGAGCCATGGATACCCGAAACCGAATTTGATAATTCAAAAAATTTTAAGAGGATAAGCAAAGATTCGGCACAGGTGAGTGGTGCTGATGGTAAATTTTGGCATAGGATGATAGAGCCGCTTGTCCCCTTATCCCTACGCGGTTTTTTATGGTACCAGGGCGAAGCCAATATGACCGAGCGTGAAAGTTATATGGATAAAATGGAAATGCTGGTCAATTCATGGCGAACGGCATGGAAAGATCAGCAATTGCCGGTTTATTACGTGCAGATAGTTCCGTATTACTATTCAAAAATGAAGTCTACAGTGGTCATAACCCCCGAAACATTACCTCTTTTTTGGGAAGCGCAGGGAATGATGCAGCATCAGGCTAATATGGGTATGATAAGTACCACCGATCTTAATGATGATGTAAAGAACCTGCACCCTATGTTTAAGTGGGAGATCGGGAGGCGGCTTGAATTAGTGGCTTTAGCGAAAACATATCATAAGCCCGTTGTTTATTCGGGGCCGGTATATAACGGGAAATTTGTGGATGGGGATAAAATGATCCTTTCCTTTTCAGGCATAGGTGATGGTTTAGTTAGTCATGACGGTAAGCCTTTAACTCATTTTACAATTGCAGGCAAGGATGGGAAGTTCGTACCAGCTATCGCAGTTATAAAAGGTAATAAAGTAGAAGTGTCGGCGGCTACGGTGAAGGCCCCCGTAGCTGTACGTTTTGCCTGGATCGAAGATGCCCAACCTAATTTTTTTAATAAGAACGGTTTGCCTGCCCAGCCATTCAGAACAGATAACCCAAATGTGCTTTATACACGATAA
- a CDS encoding polysaccharide lyase, with the protein MTKRILLVSACVAMFAGSAFAQYPQVPKKVQEESEALMKRAQAHSDSAWAVALPTVEYDQKHGKPFVPWASRPTDLPQSKLLAFPGAEGGGAYSFGGHGGKVLVVTNLNDDGPGSLRWACEQGGARMVVFNVAGIIRIKSPIIVRAPYISIEGQTAPGDGVCVAGESFWVNTHDVVIRYMRFRRGETNVGRRDDALGGNPVGNIIADHVSASWGLDENFSMYRHMFDPGDGSKEEKKGTVNITIQNCIYSEALDYWNHSFGSTTGGENSLMIRNLWADNTGRNPSIGWTDVYHFVNNVVFNWHHRTMDGGDYTSNFNVINNYFKPGPVTPKDEPVGHRFLKPESGRSKLKEKYFGRVYIKGNVMEGNATVTKDNWAGGVQVEDASGKELPDAGKYTEFMRTDVPFPFPHAPIHVMTAEEAYKFVVANAGATLPVRDAVDARVTEQVRTGKITYKEMNTDTAFQFKVRKLPKDSYKMGIITAPWQVGGYPEYKGTPYKDSDNDGLPDSWELAHGLNPKDGKDSALPAKNGGGYTNIEVYLNTIAAKGEKKITK; encoded by the coding sequence GCATTTGCACAATATCCGCAGGTGCCTAAAAAAGTGCAGGAAGAAAGCGAAGCATTGATGAAACGGGCCCAGGCTCATTCAGATTCGGCATGGGCGGTGGCTTTGCCAACTGTAGAGTACGATCAGAAGCATGGTAAACCATTTGTACCCTGGGCCTCGCGCCCAACGGATCTGCCGCAATCTAAATTGCTGGCCTTCCCCGGTGCAGAGGGCGGTGGCGCGTATTCATTCGGCGGCCACGGCGGTAAAGTGCTGGTGGTAACTAATCTTAACGATGACGGTCCGGGTAGTTTACGCTGGGCTTGCGAACAAGGTGGTGCCCGTATGGTGGTATTTAACGTTGCCGGCATCATCCGCATCAAATCGCCAATTATTGTACGTGCTCCATACATCTCTATCGAAGGGCAGACTGCTCCCGGCGATGGCGTTTGCGTAGCCGGCGAATCTTTTTGGGTGAACACGCACGATGTGGTGATCCGTTACATGCGTTTCCGCCGTGGTGAAACCAACGTAGGCCGCAGGGACGACGCTTTGGGCGGTAACCCGGTCGGTAATATCATTGCCGACCATGTTTCGGCCAGCTGGGGTTTAGATGAGAATTTCTCGATGTACCGCCACATGTTCGATCCGGGCGATGGCTCTAAGGAAGAGAAGAAAGGAACGGTTAACATCACCATCCAAAACTGTATCTACTCTGAAGCATTGGATTACTGGAACCACTCGTTCGGCAGTACAACAGGCGGCGAGAACAGCCTGATGATCCGCAACCTTTGGGCCGATAACACTGGTCGTAACCCATCTATCGGTTGGACGGATGTTTATCACTTCGTAAATAACGTAGTATTCAACTGGCACCACCGCACTATGGATGGTGGCGATTACACCAGTAACTTCAACGTGATCAATAACTACTTTAAACCTGGTCCGGTTACCCCTAAAGATGAGCCGGTAGGCCACCGTTTCCTGAAGCCGGAATCAGGTCGTAGTAAATTAAAGGAAAAATATTTTGGTCGCGTTTACATTAAAGGTAATGTAATGGAGGGTAACGCTACCGTAACTAAGGATAACTGGGCAGGTGGTGTACAAGTGGAAGATGCCAGCGGTAAGGAGTTGCCTGATGCCGGTAAATACACCGAATTTATGCGTACCGATGTACCATTCCCGTTCCCGCATGCGCCGATACATGTAATGACAGCCGAGGAAGCCTACAAATTTGTAGTAGCCAACGCCGGCGCCACCCTACCGGTGCGCGACGCCGTAGACGCCCGTGTTACCGAACAGGTACGCACCGGGAAGATCACTTACAAGGAAATGAATACCGATACGGCATTCCAGTTCAAAGTGCGTAAACTGCCTAAAGATTCGTACAAGATGGGTATCATCACTGCCCCATGGCAGGTAGGCGGCTACCCTGAATATAAGGGTACCCCGTATAAAGATTCGGATAACGATGGTTTGCCTGATAGCTGGGAACTGGCCCACGGCCTTAACCCTAAGGATGGCAAAGATTCGGCCCTGCCTGCAAAAAATGGCGGCGGCTATACCAACATCGAAGTTTACTTGAATACAATTGCCGCGAAGGGCGAAAAGAAAATCACTAAATAA